From the genome of Chitinivibrionales bacterium:
GAAAATGCGACTTTGGCTGCGCCTCTGCTTCGAGGTGTATTCACCCCTAAATTTTTCTTTCATCCTCTCAACCCCTCAAGGGGTGGTACGCAAACCAACTATTTGTATTATTTACATGCACAACAATATCAAATCACCACGAAGAATACGAAGATAAATACAAAAAAAAAATTGAATATCGTGCCAAATTTAGAATTGAACAACACCCTATTTAAACTTTGTGCTCTTCGTGTCCTTCGTGGTTAACAAATCTTTCGATATTTATACATTCATTTTTGTTAAAGCAATAAAGCAAGTCCGGCCCCAGATTCACAAAACATCTGATCCCTTGAGTCGTCTCAGGATAAGCTCCAACGCAGGGATCGATGAGAAATTAAAGGGGGAAATAAAATTAAGCTTAATAAGATGTAACCAATAAGGTAAAAATCTTACCCATCCATTCCCCCACGTACAAACAGAAAATTTACAAAAGTGAAAATAATTTTCCTACCAAATATAACGGTATGTTATAAATAGTTAAACCGTCTTTTTGGACTATTTTTTCATAGGGAGCAAGGCTAATGATAAATCCTGTTTTTACACTGTATAAATGCATATAGTTGCGAATGCCAGCAAGATGACTTCCTTTTACTTTAATAGAAGCTTTACATTCAACAGGATAAGTTATATCGTTTTTTTTAATTATAAAATCAATTTCTGTACCCGATGAACTTTTCTTCCATCCTGAAATGACACTACCGAACCGGCTCAAATCAATTGCAGTCTGATTTTCTACCACACCCCCCAAAGCTGTTCGAGTCGCAGGATCTGGAGTTTCAAGGAGTTTAATTGACGGAACACCAAGTTCTCTCATTCCCCGTAGAATTCCAGTATCAAACAAATACCGTTTTGGATGATATTGATATGACTGAATTGGATCAAGTCCACTTTGACTGGATTTTATAACTAGTTTCCATTCTTCAAGACGAGATAATACATACGTTATAGATTCATTTTGCCCAGTTGATGGTGATTTTATAACTGCGGTATTTTTAAATGTTGATCCTACTAATTGAGCAACTGCTCGGATACACGCTCTTACAGTCGGCATCATTTCTTCACCGAATATTCGTCGTAGATCATCATCATAATCCGCAATAATTTCATCCCGAATTTTAAACCACTTATCATTATCAACAAATGATGATACTACAGCTGGTAAACCACCTATTTGAAGAAACGTATCAAGTGTAGATAGTAGGGATTGATGGTGAACTAAAGATATCTTTTCAAAATCTTGAAAGTTCTGTATTAAAAATTCTTTATTAATTGCTGATAAAAATTCATCAAAATTAAAAGGTGTTACGAGTAAGCAGGAAATTCTGCCGACAGGAAAACGCTGATCTTTCCGAAATAACCTGACAAGT
Proteins encoded in this window:
- a CDS encoding AAA family ATPase, yielding MKYINRVQEKALRGFLNSSERNKNVLLVEGARQVGKTTLVEYCLKKVKVPEISLNLDFHKRIRNKIDLCSEFGDFELILMDEIGFDPEKESILFIDEAQESEKLGSFVRFMKEKWDHTIVILSGSTLVRLFRKDQRFPVGRISCLLVTPFNFDEFLSAINKEFLIQNFQDFEKISLVHHQSLLSTLDTFLQIGGLPAVVSSFVDNDKWFKIRDEIIADYDDDLRRIFGEEMMPTVRACIRAVAQLVGSTFKNTAVIKSPSTGQNESITYVLSRLEEWKLVIKSSQSGLDPIQSYQYHPKRYLFDTGILRGMRELGVPSIKLLETPDPATRTALGGVVENQTAIDLSRFGSVISGWKKSSSGTEIDFIIKKNDITYPVECKASIKVKGSHLAGIRNYMHLYSVKTGFIISLAPYEKIVQKDGLTIYNIPLYLVGKLFSLL